The stretch of DNA AGGTCGGCGTGGTAGAGGGTCAACCGTCCGTGGTACTCGCGCAGGAGCTGGAAGGTGGGGCTCCTCACCCCCCGGTTTATCCCCAGACCCCGCGCCACCCCGCGGACAAAGGTCGTCTTCCCCGAGCCCAGCTCCCCGGTCAACAGGAGGGTCTCGCCGCCGCGGCAGGCGCGTCCGATCCGCTCGCCCAGGGCGACGGTGGAATCCTCATCGGTGAGCATTAGACTTTTTTCCA from bacterium encodes:
- the tsaE gene encoding tRNA (adenosine(37)-N6)-threonylcarbamoyltransferase complex ATPase subunit type 1 TsaE; translation: MEKSLMLTDEDSTVALGERIGRACRGGETLLLTGELGSGKTTFVRGVARGLGINRGVRSPTFQLLREYHGRLTLYHADLYRFEAGGDPTAELGLDELPGPEGVLAVEWAERGFLDVGGLRIALDFEGTGRRAVLTTTDAGHLHLLAGVESWNV